The following coding sequences lie in one Vicia villosa cultivar HV-30 ecotype Madison, WI unplaced genomic scaffold, Vvil1.0 ctg.000108F_1_1, whole genome shotgun sequence genomic window:
- the LOC131624217 gene encoding uncharacterized protein LOC131624217, translating to MDIFRQLQINIPFFEALEQMPKYAKFMKDILSKKKKNNEPETVILDAKCNEIIQSTLPRKESDPGRVILPVTIGDIHVGRGLVDLGSSINLIPLSMVKRLDTFYLKATRMTLQLADKSTTRPYGVAEDLLVKVDKFLFPVDFVVIDMEEDIDTPLILGRPFMKTVRMMIDIDDGLMKLRFQDEEKTLTEALEVLNEDEEKEIEACLRDLDVSKEINHFDAKIEELKDEPKIDNEKLELKMLPSHLKYVFLEEGGKKPVIISGSLLRKEEDKLIHVLKANKEAIGWVL from the exons ATGGACATATTCCGCCAATTGCAAATTAACATTCCTTTTTTTGAAGCTTTGGAGCAAATGCCGAAGTACGCAAAGTTCATGAAAGATATTctttcaaagaagaaaaagaacaacGAGCCTGAAACTGTCATCCTTGATGCGAAGTGTAATGAAATTATTCAAAGTACCTTACCGAGAAAGGAAAGCGATCCAGGAAGAGTCATTTTGCCGGTTACCATTGGTGATATTCATGTTGGAAGAGGTTTAGTTGATTTGGGCTCTAGTATCAATCTTATTCCATTGTCCATGGTGAAGAGGTTAGATACTTTTTACTTAAAAGCAACAAGAATGACATTACAACTGGCTGATAAGTCCACAACTCGTCCTTATGGAGTTGCGGAAGATTTACTTGTGAAAGTGGACAAATTCTTGTTTCCCGTTGATTTTGTTGTTATCGACATGGAGGAAGATATTGATACACCCTTGATTCTTGGAAGGCCTTTCATGAAAACGGTAAGGATGATgatcgatattgatgatggcttaatgaagtTGAGATTCCAAGACGAAGAA AAAACATTGACCGAAGCTCTTGAAGTTCTTAATGAAGacgaagaaaaagagattgaagcatgtttgcgagatcttgatgtATCCAAAGAGATAAATCATTTTGATGCAAAGATTGaagagttgaaagatgagccaaagATTGATAATGAAAAgttagaattgaagatgttaccaTCCCACTTGAAATATGTGTTTCTTGAAGAAGGTGGAAAGAAACCGGTGATCATCAGTGGTTCATTGTTAAGAAAGGAAGAGGATAAGTTGATTCATGTGTTAAAAGCTAACAAGGAAGCAATAGGTTGGGTTCTCTAA